Within the Eucalyptus grandis isolate ANBG69807.140 chromosome 1, ASM1654582v1, whole genome shotgun sequence genome, the region CTGAGGACGCCATAGTCGAGGCTCTCCGCTCCGGCAAGTTCAACTGCTACGGCCCGACCGTCGGTATTCTTCCCGCCAGGAGGTAAGAAGGCGGTGTCGCTTGAGATTATCAGGATTAGATTTCTCGTTTATGTTCGCGACCCTTTTTGGCTTGAATCGAAAGGGGAATagggaaaaatgagatttgaGAATTGTGTACTTAAAAAAATAGCATTCTAAGAATGAAAGGccaaaagatattttcattgtcttttgatttttcaggattatattatattatataaaatatttttcattaattcaatattttaatcgacataaataatcatttaaaaaaatatttttcaaactattTATTTTTAGAGCTTAAGCTTTAGATTAGTTATCTGTCTTGTGAAATCTTGACACGAGCAGATGACATGCTCTGTATAAGCTTGGTGATAGCATGGATCGACTCGTGCTTCTTGTGGTCTGGACCGTTTGTTTAGCCGTGCAGGCGTACTCCCTAAGCATGTTATTTCGCATCCTCGATCTTCCTAGTACCTATGAGTCGATTGTTGATGCGTTTAAGGTACTGACGGAGTCTTCTACTTACTAATTCCCAGGATTTACGTTCATGTGGTCATACAAGATTCAAGAAATCGTACAGTTAAATAGTCAATGATTGAGAGGCTGATAAGTGACTAGTTTGGAAGGTGACTCAATTGAAGTTTTTGGACCTTATTGCGTGTTCTGTTTCCTTCGCAACGACTGCATGGGGTCAAATGCAAAATGCCTAGTTCTGGCAGTTGTTTTGCTTCGATTGTACGAACCATTTTGGTTTGTTCGTGGTTGTATCTTAACAACAGAGTAGCTGTTATTGCCGATCAATATCAACTGTCTCGTCAATCAACTCGAATCATCATATTGCTAGCAAAGACAGTGTATTGAAAACAGAGTAAATGATGAAACCAAGCTTTATTAGTGACTATAGGAAGTAGTCATTGTTAATTGTTTGGATAAAGATTGAATTTTATGGAAAGGCCGCTATCAATGTGTTGATCTAGGTGCTTTCTGTAGGTTAAATAGCAATTTAATTCCAGACGACATGTTTGAGTGAGCTAGACTAACCAGGGGCACCAAATTCTACAGGGCTATTGCTGATTATCTCTCTTGTGATCTCCCGTACAAATTATCACCAGATGATGTTAATCTGACACTCGGGTGCAAACAAGCAATTGAAGCCATATTAACAGTTCTCGCTTGCCCTGGGGCCAATATATTGCTTCCAAGACCTGGATTCCCATGCTATGATGCATGTGCTAAACACAGCCATCTTGAGACACGATATTTCGATCTTCTTCCAGATAAGGGTTGGGAGGTTGATCTCAAGGGTGTTGAGGATCTTGCAGATGAGAGTACTGTCGCCATGGTGCTCATCAATCCTGGCAATCCTTGTGGAAGTGTCTATAGCTACCAGCATCTAAAGAAGGttgcttttgcattttgtttgAGATTTCTTCGTATCTTAGCAAGTAGATGAATTGTGAACATGGAAAAATCTATGACTATAAGCTGGAATGGAGCTAATAGATTCCGCTGGAGCTTAATCTAGAGAGCTACCTTGCCTCTTGAGATGCTCGTTTATCTCAAGGCAGTGGAAGCTCGATAGATTTAGATTTGTCGCCAGTCACTTTTATAATCTTTGCTATTCACATTTGTGTTGCATCAGCTGttgttcatcattttctttctttcatttttgaaaaaaggtTGCCGAAACAGCAAGGAAGCTTGGGATTATGGTAATTGCCGATGAAGTCTATGGTCATCTAGCTTTTGGGGATACCCCATTTGTTCCCATGGGTGTTTTTGGATCCATCGCACCTGTCTTGACGTTGGGATCAATATCAAAGAGGTGGATTGTTCCAGGTTGGCGACTTGGTTGGCTTGTGACAAATGATCCAAATGGTTTTCTGAAAGACActggggtctctctctctctctctctccctctctctctctctctttctctctctgtgcacGCGTGAACGCAATCGCTTGCTTGTTGTATATCTATTTGGGCCAAATTATGTGACTACTAGGGTTGGTCACAAGATACTTAGAttgttccttttctctttaCAGGTTCTTAAGTCCCTTAAAGGATTTCTGGATATATCCTCTGATCCTCCTACATTTATCCAGGTACGTAACTACTCCAAATAATTAACCAGTGACTTTCAGATTTGAAGACgtggtgtttttcaaaatgatttatttgGTAGGCTTGTCTGCACTATTTTTGTATCACTACCAGAGCGAGTTGTGGATATTCTTGGCTATTCATTCAGGAAATGACAAGTTAATGAGAGCTTTTTCTCTTGAAGATGGGTAATTAAAACAATGGATACTGCACAGCAATGTAGAGTCGCACCCCAAGCACAACCCCAATGATTTACTTGTTTCCTCTCTACAGTCACCCGGTGTATGTTACTTTTCTCAGTGATTTTAAACTGTAATGCACAAGCTGTGCATATTGCTTTTAGAAGTGATCGATATTATGTCTGAGTCATTGGGCTTGATTTATCTGAACTCACTTTCACTTGATTAAGTATTGTGCTTCATTTAATCCTTGCAAGAGTGCTTGCTAACTTTTATTTGTGGACAACTAGTGTCCTTATCAAATAACAGCTAATTATTTGCTGCTCTTCATGGTGATTCTAACAGGGGGCGGTCCCTCACATTCTTGAGAAAacaaatgatgattttttttcaaaaatcatttgcatactAAGAGAGGCTGCAGAAATATGTTATGAGAAGATTCAAGATATACCTTGCGTCATGTGCCCAAAAAAGCCAGAAGGAGGCATGTTTGTAATGGTATGGGCATACTATACACATACGTGCATTATGTATgcatgtatttttattttttcatcggTATAGCGTACACTGTTatgcaatttatattttttctcaATAAGTGAAAGATGCCATTGCGACAGGTCAAGTTGAATTTATCATTGTTGGAGGGCATAAAGGATGATCAGGAGTTCTGCTTAAAACTGGCTAAAGAAGAATCTGTTATTGTTCTGCCTGGTAAACTCAGCCTCTCCAATTGCTGgtgaaaggaaaatatattgatgTTACTTTTTATGCATCTGTTTCATTTTTCTAACTTatttcagctttttgaatttttcaaacgcGTCCCCTgacatttgtttcttgaaatgCACATTGGTTAAGAATGCTACAAGGGGCTTCAGAGTGAGAGTCCTGACGACCAACTTATTTCGCAGTTTTCAAAGGACCCTAAAATTTTGGAGAAATAGAAGGGATCCTAGTGATTTCATTTGAATTTACTCTGTGGAATTCTTGCGAGCTAATGCTGAGATAATTCCGGAGCAAACCCATCCCACTTTCGCCACTTGCTTCTTACTTGTGCAATGTCCGTATCCATCAGATGATAATCGATGACATTCGTTTTTGCAGGATAGCTGTTGGAATGAAGAACTGGCTTCGCATCACTTTCGCCATCGATCCATCTTCTCTCGAAGATGGCCTGAAGAGGATTAAGGCCTTCTATGGAAGGCatgccaaaaaataaatgagccGGTCCATGCCGGCGCCAGAAAGGGCTGAGATCATCAACTGCTCGTTGGATCTCGAGATGCCTCTGTGGCCACGTCGAAGACCTTTGCAATGTGTGAAACAAGATTAGTAAATCCATAAGAAAGCTAATTATCCGGGCATTTGCTCGGAAGCAGGGGATGGAGGAGGCGGCAATCAACCTGGCTCTTGATTCGATCCGAAACCTCCGTTGCATTAGCTTTGGCTTGAATAGAAAACTTCGATTAAGGGCTTCTGATTTTGCTGCTCGTGCCCGGAAGCAggggatggaggaggaggaaatcaACCTGACTGTTGATTCGATCCGAAAGCTCCGATGCGTTGGCTTTGGCTTGAAGAAAAAACTTTGATTAAGGGCTTCCTATTTTGCTGCTCGGCAAAATGTCAAGCGGCAGTGTCATTAGGTGATCAACAACTCCCTGTTGTCGGTCTCATGTTGTCTTGTGCTTGTACTTTAATTGTCTCTTCAGAAATAAAGATGTGATGGCATCAGATATGAACGTTCCGATTTCCAAATGCGCCGCGATTCGCCGATAATTTCTATTGGCGGAGCTAATTACATCGAGGGAAACTCCTAGGGAGCTCATGAGGATATATCTACTTGAACGAAAACATACAAACTCCCTCGAAATTTGTTGACATGTATTGTCGCCTGCATGCATGTTGCTGCACATCATTCCTAGAAAATTCTACATGAAGTAAATTAGCCTTGTTGTCCAAAGTTACCTTCCCATCAAACTTAATCGCCGAACAAGTAAAGCGAATTTGATTATTGTGTATGAAGGCTAGTTTTTGCCTGGACATTCCTATTAGACATGATAAGGTCggataaaacaaaaatcaagcAATGTTTGGAAAATCACTGATGTCCAAGCTGGATTTTGAACAGATGGGTTGAATGTCAATGTGAAAGctctataattttttatgtttgcgactttaaaaattagaacatGCTAATGGAAATCAcaaaaagtcttaaaaaaaaagtcttaaaccttttgtatttgtgtcaattgagttctaaactttttttttactatcaatttaatcttaaacatttttacttagtattaattcaatcatttccaaaaaaaaaaaaaaatcagtcatTTCTGGCTAATTTGAGCTGGATTTTGCCGACTGACTATTAGTCAGCTAACatggataaattttaataatattttaatattttgtttttttctttttttttttctttttttcctcttctcctccttcctttagCCGGTGGCTAAAcctcggcgatcggccaaaggcAATAGCcaacgagggcgagccttgctagCTTGGCATGAGACTGCCCTCGGGGCATGGGCAGCCTTGAGTTGGCCTTGTGCCGGGCTGGTGAGGCTTACCCTCATTGTATCTGACGTGGGTTAGCCTCGCTCACCGTCGCCAAGGTCCGCAACCagctggaggaaggagaagaagaaggaaaaaggaaaaaaaaaaaaagataaataagaagaagaaaattcaaatattaaaataatattaaaaattgtcaacatcaatAGTGATTGTGCCACATTAGCTTGCCGGCGCTTAGTCAGCAAAATTCGGCTACAATTAGCCagaaatgattaaattggcatcaagtaaaaatgtttaggattaaattggcacaaaaaaagtttatgactaacaaatgtaaaaatgtttatgactttttttttaactcttttccTATGAAAATCCGACTAGTGGAGTTAAAAAGTAGCACAGGGCAGCATACCAAACAAACTTCTTCGGTCTATATTTTGGAAGGCAGTTACTAGCCAGTCTTACTACGTTGGATCCAATCCTCAAAACCAAAGGGAAAGACTCAAAAGAGGAAGGAGATGCATTATGATTGGATTTCTTAAACCAAGTCACCGTAGAATCCTATTCTAGTCTCTGCATATGGGTGAGTTAATGAGTCATCATGTGATTGGTCTAGGCTTGATGTGATAATCCAGAgacataatttcttttgcaagttCTTTCTTTCATTAACATTCTCCAATGCATCAATATCTTGTGGTGATTAATAATATATGACATTCTTCTTTTGCCACAATTGATAGACCCCTGGTGGACGCCACGCAGGCAGAGAAGAGAGCTTAAAAGAGTTGTTAgacctctccctctccatcgATACCTCAAGAAAGTTGAATTTTACTATTATGGTCAACCTTCTTATCTCGAACTCGTGACTTACCTTATCGCAAGTGCCATTGCCCTTGAGAAGTTAGCGGTGAATACCTATGACAAAGAGTATGTTTCAAGGGAATGGAAAAAGTGAACGGGCTTTGCAACAATTCAAGGGAAAAGTACCTTTAAAGATTGCTCTAGTGATTAATTAACAAAACGGAGCTTCATGGTATCCATATAGGAGATATGGATTTTTGCAACCTACTCCTCTCCCCTTTTtcaaggtttttctttttatttttttttattgcgaatataagtttgtttattaataatttattgttcctgattttattttggatttttaagtTATGTCATAACTCAAAGCCATGAATAATGGATGTTCGTGCAATTCTCGTGTAATTTTAATCCGTTAAGGACTCCAAAACAACCGCCATTTTGTACTTGCTGGGTACTTGAGAGTCATTAAAGTGATGGTAAGAGAGAATAGACATGTAACTTTCTCATGCGCTTTTTGGATGCCTCCCAATTTATATGTGGTCTCAGTTTGGTATCTCAATTTGCAAAGAAATTAGAGATAATTCTCTAGAATATATTCctttgttagagataattatttatattatgcATATACCTCCCTTTGATT harbors:
- the LOC104440906 gene encoding probable aminotransferase TAT2; the protein is MENGAPAWKFRGNGGLSAATVITVRGVLYELMANLNADDGRTVVPLGHGDPSSFPCFRTAPAAEDAIVEALRSGKFNCYGPTVGILPARRAIADYLSCDLPYKLSPDDVNLTLGCKQAIEAILTVLACPGANILLPRPGFPCYDACAKHSHLETRYFDLLPDKGWEVDLKGVEDLADESTVAMVLINPGNPCGSVYSYQHLKKVAETARKLGIMVIADEVYGHLAFGDTPFVPMGVFGSIAPVLTLGSISKRWIVPGWRLGWLVTNDPNGFLKDTGVLKSLKGFLDISSDPPTFIQGAVPHILEKTNDDFFSKIICILREAAEICYEKIQDIPCVMCPKKPEGGMFVMVKLNLSLLEGIKDDQEFCLKLAKEESVIVLPGIAVGMKNWLRITFAIDPSSLEDGLKRIKAFYGRHAKK